One window from the genome of Garra rufa chromosome 1, GarRuf1.0, whole genome shotgun sequence encodes:
- the LOC141326154 gene encoding uncharacterized protein, producing the protein MAFIKEESEDMKIEETFKHEDTEEQTKMELIKEESEDIEETFRVKHEDTEEQTDLKAQKMERDVLNETEEKDQNERLHDFITAKTSTQKRAPKTGARSNFTCFQCGKSFKQQRALKTHINIHTNEKPFLCHHCGKMFIQKGHLTSHVQIHTGEKPFICQQCGKSFAQKGNLKAHMNIHTEERSFTCCQCGNRFSHPGNLTVHMRVHTGEKSLNCK; encoded by the exons atggcgtttattaaagaggagagtgaagacatgaagattgaagaaacattcaaacatgaagatactgaggaacaaacaaagatggagcttattaaagaggagagtgaagacattgaagaaacattcagagtcaaacatgaagatactgaggaacaaacag acctaaaaGCACAGAAAATGGAGAGGGacgtactgaatgaaactgaagagaaagatcagaatGAGAGACTTCATGATTTCATAACTGCGAAGACttctacacaaaaaagagctcCAAAGACAGGAGCTAGGAGtaatttcacttgctttcagtgtggaaagagtttcaaacaacaacgaGCCCTTAAAACTCACATTAATATTCACACAAATGAGAAGCCTTTCCTCTGCCATCATTGTGGGAAGATGTTTATTCAAAAAGGACACCTTACAAGTCACGtgcaaattcacactggagagaagcctttcatttgccaacagtgtggaaagagtttcgctcaaaaaggaaaccttaaagccCACATGAATATTCACACAGAAGAGAGGTCTTTCacatgctgtcagtgtggaaaccgTTTCAGTCATCCTGGAAACCTTacagtccacatgagagttcacactggagagaagtcttTAAACTGCAAATAG